The Calditrichota bacterium genome includes a window with the following:
- a CDS encoding N-acetyltransferase, whose protein sequence is MNIVIRPEEEADFFKVEELTREAFWNLYKPGCDEHYTAHKLRNSSDFLKHLDFVAEINGNIVGNIMYTKSYVENEKAERIETATFGPLCVHPNYQRLGIGRRLIEETKKIAINDGYPAIIILGDPHNYYKHGFKTGKDFNISTMDGKYPSGLLVLELQKGVFNNHNWKFKESDSFEVDMEEVDLFDKKFPIKKKEHKSSQDLFSIMIRSYIE, encoded by the coding sequence GTGAACATAGTGATTAGGCCTGAAGAAGAGGCTGATTTTTTCAAAGTAGAAGAGTTAACCAGAGAAGCCTTCTGGAATTTATATAAACCCGGATGTGATGAACATTATACAGCCCACAAACTCAGGAACAGTTCCGATTTCTTAAAACACCTTGATTTTGTTGCAGAAATAAATGGGAATATTGTAGGCAATATTATGTATACAAAATCATATGTGGAAAATGAAAAAGCCGAAAGGATAGAAACAGCAACATTTGGACCTTTATGTGTTCATCCAAATTACCAAAGGCTTGGAATAGGACGCAGGCTAATTGAAGAAACAAAAAAAATTGCTATTAATGATGGGTATCCTGCGATTATCATATTAGGTGATCCACATAATTATTATAAGCATGGATTTAAAACAGGAAAAGATTTTAACATAAGTACAATGGATGGGAAATATCCCTCGGGTTTGCTTGTTTTAGAGTTGCAAAAAGGAGTGTTTAACAATCATAACTGGAAATTTAAGGAAAGCGACTCATTTGAAGTCGATATGGAAGAAGTGGACTTATTTGACAAGAAGTTCCCAATAAAGAAAAAAGAACATAAATCCAGTCAAGATTTGTTTTCAATAATGATAAGATCCTACATTGAATAA